In Streptomyces sp. NBC_00878, a single window of DNA contains:
- a CDS encoding DUF5999 family protein — translation MCQHQPPCPTADSADREAAHLVAHHPEQGWSLLCNGVLLFEDTGELLPDGRIIAPHRPVAMDVMTAA, via the coding sequence ATGTGCCAGCACCAGCCACCGTGCCCGACAGCCGACTCCGCCGACCGGGAGGCAGCGCATCTCGTGGCGCACCACCCGGAACAGGGATGGAGCCTGCTGTGCAACGGCGTCCTGCTCTTCGAGGACACCGGTGAGCTCCTGCCGGACGGCCGGATCATCGCTCCGCACCGGCCTGTGGCCATGGACGTGATGACCGCCGCCTGA